The following nucleotide sequence is from Synechococcus sp. KORDI-52.
ATTTGGTGCATCAAATTTCTGCGTAAAATACAGATTTCGAGAATCATCCTTCAACATTTGATTGATTAATGCTCTTTGCGATTTAGTTTTAATTTTAGGAGTCATCTTGAACGCACTTTTAGCTCTCAACGGCATTGACACCGCTGCTTTCGAAATACTTGACAAAAGAGAAGGGTCTCCAGCGTCACCAATATCAATGACGGATGAACGTCTATGTATGACATTCAAATCATTGAGATGATTTTCAAGAATATGCAACTTACGCTTGTCATCTTCAACCCTTATTGAATAAGCGATTGATGCGCCATTAACCAATATATTTGGATTACTCTCTTGCTCGTGAATAATGCCATTACACTCATGCATCTCCAAACGAGTGAAGCATTGAATGGCAACACGCTTGAGTACATCGGAGCCATTTTGAATAATCTTCAAAAGAGATGATTTAAACTGAGCGTCAAGAGGTATACCAAAATTAATTAGCGTATCTACTGAATTCACAATCGTCTGCTCATCACTACTATGCATAGCTTCATAAATGGTTGGCAGAGTACTAAGGTCGCGACGACGCCCTAGCGCTTCAATGGACTTACGACGCGTAATGGAATCGAAGATATTATCTCTATCCCCGGTAGCCGCTACGACTAATGCATCCAGAGAATCTCGTGAAGAACAAGCTCCCAACCGTGTTGCAGCTATATATTTGATGCCAGGATTATCAAGAGTACAAACATTTTGCGAAAGCAACTCAATTGCTTGCTGTTCACCCATCCATGAAAAGAGATTATCAAATCGCTGTGAACTTGGCACCATGCAACATGCGTATATTCAATTTTTACAGAAAAAATGATCGGTAAATCCGATTTGGTAAGAAGTGACCCGAGCGGCAGAGGGATTGATAATTAGTGGACATGTACTTTAAGAAGAATGAACCAACAAATTCAACGGTAGTACCAAGAACAATTTACTTCTAAATTCGAATCAATGAGTAACTCTAATTGCCTTATAGGATCCAACCAAAACTTTCTATTGAGCCAGGGACCTTTTAGAAAAAAGATTCACTGGCATCAATGCTGTGTAACAGGACGCCGAGCCGTCAATAAGCAAAACAACCCTGATAAGAACCGGACACTTGCTGATAAGATCTGGACATTCCACTAATGCATCATGTCTCGTGCTGAGTTTATCCGCTTTCTTCAGGTTCTAGAAGAAGACTCGTCGTTCAGATCCCTTTTCAAAGAAGCTGAGCCCGAGGAGATCCTCAAGCTCGCTGATCAACATGGATTTATCTTTTCTGATGAAATAAAAGGGCGTTTTCTTAATCGATGGGCAGGTGTATACTTCTGCCCTTTTGCCAATGATGTTGGGAGGTTGTGCCCCAAGATGGTGCCAGAAGGATTCAGTACTCTCCTTCACTATTCGCAGACAACATGCGCAAAAGATGACAAAGTAGAACGTTTTAATTTTCGCGCTGGAGGCTATTACAAAGGAGTCGAAACTGTACCTCGATAAAAATATAATCTAACGCTTTGAATTGAGCAGATTCTGAAGTCGTGCCAATGCGGACTGTGCAGCCTCCTGAATCAAGGGATCAGCATTGTTGTTCTGCAGTGACCTTAATGCATCCTCTGCCATAGGATTTGGAATATCGGCAAGAGCCTGAGATGCACTGAAAATCAGAGCAACATTTTGGCTGCAGAGAGACTTGGCCAAAATCTTGATTGCCTCTTCAGACTTGAATTGTTGCTTACCGATCTGACCAAGACACATCAACGCACCCTGCACGACAACCATATCGGAATCATCAATCCCTTGTTCCAGCATTTGTATGACGGAATCAGGAAATGGCTGATCAGGAAAATTTTTGAACACTTGCACGAACGCTTTGGGGCAACAACGCCTTGCAGTTTGATTGGCTGTTGTTGCATAAAGTTCGATCAAAGGATCGAATGCATCACTTCCAAAGAAACCAATGCCTTTAACAGCAGCTCTGTAAACTTTAGGATCATGATGACAAAACAGATCTAACAATCTTGGCAATGCTTCTTCCCGGTAATTCTCAGAAAGAACCAAACATGCTTCTTCTTGAATCCTAGGATTAGGATGCATTAGGTCTTCAAACAGTGCATCAACTGAAGGAATGCTGGAATCGCCGCTCACTTAAAACTAAATCGTTTATTCATCAATATTAGCATTGCATGCCTAGGCTCATGAGAGCATCCTACTTGATTCTCAACCATGATCTAGAAGGCTCTGTGCTTTTAGTTGCAGCAAACTATCAACATCAGATTCGACAAGCTGTTGCAGCTGCAGTTGATATCGAAGTTGCAGATCATCGCTGTGATCAGATTGGATCAACAGAAGGCCTGCATAACGCATATCCCAACTAAGGCTATTTTCTAGAGACAAGCAATTTTCCAGAAAACAATTACATTGACTAGGGAATAGCTTTGCGAATGACAACAATGCAGCTGAAGGTGATTTTCTAAATTGTGGTCGCTTATCTACAATTGCATCAGAGAGAATTTTATGAATCTGAAGCAGAGCTTCTTCAGTCCAACCTTCCACAAGTCCAAACAACCGCATTAAAAAATAATGTGCGCCGTAGTCATTGTGAGCTTTTTCTTGCCAGCAACTCTCAACAGAACTCCAAATTTCTCGATTATCACGCTTTAACAGCTCCTGCATTGCAAGATAGCAACGACTAAAATCTGGATGAAATAGTCCCTCTATCAAAAGCTGTGTGGGCATAGATTCACCGTAATGATGAAGCACCGTTATCAACCGAGGGTCATCATACAAAAGTTGATCAACTGCTGATATTGCTTCATCATCTGAGAGTTTGTTTGATGGATGATCAAACAGAGCTCTCACAGCCCGCATCCGAAATGCAGGGGAAATTGGCGCTTGGAGCAATTCAGATAAAAGCTGAACAGCATTCGCATCGATCACATCCTGTACAGCTGACTGTCGATCCATTTGATTGGAATCGTACAAATGATCTGAAAGATCAGTCAGATGGGATTGATCTCCAGATAGATGAATCATGGCAGCGATGGCGGCACCGCGGACTGAAGTCTTCTCATGGGCTGTATAAACAGAAATAGGCGCAATTGCTGATTTAACAGAAAGCTTTGAAAGACTTTGAATTAAGACTCTTTGATTCTGGCTAGAGTCATACAACAAATCAATCATACGTTGATGCACTTCAGGGTCTTGACAATTCAGACAAGACAAAGCCCAAGCAGCATTCTCAACCATATAAACATCAGAGCTGCCTAAAAAGGTAGCAATTTTGGACGTAGCCTCTACAACCCCTAATCGTGCAAGAACTTCTACAGCTTTTCGTTGTGCAAGACCTACCGGTACATCCACAGAACACTTGTCTAAAAACGCCAATAATGCTTGGCTTGTTATGGGGCCAGGAAAATTAATCAGATGAGAAACAGCCATATAATAATCACTCTCACTCTCAAGAACTCCAACATCTTTAGACAAGATATCAACTGCCCCTTGTTGATCCAAGCCATCATGAATATTATCGAAAAGACCAGGCATTAGCAATGGTTAACATATGACAATTATACTTGAGGCGCATCAATCAATGGGGCCCATCGGAATAAGAAAGTAATAGCAAGCTTGCCATCAGACGACACCGGAGGCAAAATTCTTCTGAGCCACTACAAAAAATATGGGACCTTTCCCAGGGCGATTGATCCACGTTTCCACTGGTGTGATGGACGGCTGCAGACCCTCAACTGCCCACACAGTTTGCATTGACACCCGGTTCATGGCGCAATGGATGAAATCTTTTAAAAGTTGCAATACACCGATAACATCTGTTGGCTGGAGCGCAGCGGATCAACCTTTGATACCAGCACCTAAAAAGCAACCGTCTGAATCTAAGGTGCTGAAGCTAGTCGAGAAATTAACTCCTCAAAA
It contains:
- a CDS encoding HEAT repeat domain-containing protein — translated: MSGDSSIPSVDALFEDLMHPNPRIQEEACLVLSENYREEALPRLLDLFCHHDPKVYRAAVKGIGFFGSDAFDPLIELYATTANQTARRCCPKAFVQVFKNFPDQPFPDSVIQMLEQGIDDSDMVVVQGALMCLGQIGKQQFKSEEAIKILAKSLCSQNVALIFSASQALADIPNPMAEDALRSLQNNNADPLIQEAAQSALARLQNLLNSKR
- a CDS encoding HEAT repeat domain-containing protein, with translation MPGLFDNIHDGLDQQGAVDILSKDVGVLESESDYYMAVSHLINFPGPITSQALLAFLDKCSVDVPVGLAQRKAVEVLARLGVVEATSKIATFLGSSDVYMVENAAWALSCLNCQDPEVHQRMIDLLYDSSQNQRVLIQSLSKLSVKSAIAPISVYTAHEKTSVRGAAIAAMIHLSGDQSHLTDLSDHLYDSNQMDRQSAVQDVIDANAVQLLSELLQAPISPAFRMRAVRALFDHPSNKLSDDEAISAVDQLLYDDPRLITVLHHYGESMPTQLLIEGLFHPDFSRCYLAMQELLKRDNREIWSSVESCWQEKAHNDYGAHYFLMRLFGLVEGWTEEALLQIHKILSDAIVDKRPQFRKSPSAALLSFAKLFPSQCNCFLENCLSLENSLSWDMRYAGLLLIQSDHSDDLQLRYQLQLQQLVESDVDSLLQLKAQSLLDHG
- a CDS encoding HEAT repeat domain-containing protein, with amino-acid sequence MGEQQAIELLSQNVCTLDNPGIKYIAATRLGACSSRDSLDALVVAATGDRDNIFDSITRRKSIEALGRRRDLSTLPTIYEAMHSSDEQTIVNSVDTLINFGIPLDAQFKSSLLKIIQNGSDVLKRVAIQCFTRLEMHECNGIIHEQESNPNILVNGASIAYSIRVEDDKRKLHILENHLNDLNVIHRRSSVIDIGDAGDPSLLSSISKAAVSMPLRAKSAFKMTPKIKTKSQRALINQMLKDDSRNLYFTQKFDAPNDLEKVCDFLRHRDEERQYFGAKTLLSWPASTVTDAIKSIWDNHGSDYGVHYQVNCLVSQLGLTELSYIIKESLLESAPQYAKSKIAATWGCLTLGLMECRSDIEILLLKSTWEPLRWTCAEVLREL
- a CDS encoding Nif11-like leader peptide family natural product precursor, coding for MSRAEFIRFLQVLEEDSSFRSLFKEAEPEEILKLADQHGFIFSDEIKGRFLNRWAGVYFCPFANDVGRLCPKMVPEGFSTLLHYSQTTCAKDDKVERFNFRAGGYYKGVETVPR